A window of the Gemmatirosa kalamazoonensis genome harbors these coding sequences:
- a CDS encoding ArgE/DapE family deacylase codes for MTIAPGDSLGLTAALVRVDSRNPTLVPGAPGERECARVLADVLRAWGFAVEVVDAAPRRPNVIARLAPPIGVARGRSLLLNGHLDVVGTDGMTHAPFDGEARDGRLWGRGSADMKGGIAAMCAAAVRARDAGALRGEVIVTAVADEEYGSLGTRALVESGVRADAAIVTEPTRLRVMPAHKGFAWLTVTVRGHAAHGSRWELGVDAIRHAGLLLAELDALDAEELPRRTAHPLLGRPSLHASLIGGGSGLSTYPDRCVLRLERRTIPGESADAPLHEVRAACERVRARRPSFDADVTLDLEQPPSDVAAGAPIVRALVDALGAVGEPPTPLEGMSAWTDAALLNGAGIPAVCFGPGDIALAHADTEYVPVDEIERATAALAELVARWC; via the coding sequence ATGACGATCGCACCCGGCGATTCGCTCGGCCTAACGGCGGCCCTCGTGCGCGTGGACTCGCGCAACCCGACGCTCGTCCCCGGCGCGCCGGGCGAGCGCGAGTGCGCGCGCGTGCTCGCGGACGTGCTGCGCGCATGGGGCTTCGCGGTCGAGGTGGTCGACGCGGCGCCCAGGCGGCCTAACGTGATCGCGCGGCTCGCGCCGCCGATCGGCGTCGCGCGCGGACGGTCGCTGCTGCTGAACGGTCATCTCGACGTCGTGGGAACCGACGGGATGACGCACGCACCGTTCGACGGCGAGGCGCGCGACGGGCGGCTGTGGGGACGCGGGTCGGCGGACATGAAGGGAGGGATCGCCGCGATGTGCGCCGCGGCGGTGCGCGCGCGCGACGCCGGCGCGCTGCGCGGCGAGGTGATCGTGACCGCGGTCGCCGACGAGGAATACGGAAGCCTCGGCACGCGCGCGCTCGTGGAGAGCGGCGTGCGCGCGGACGCGGCGATCGTCACGGAGCCGACGCGGCTGCGCGTCATGCCCGCGCACAAGGGATTCGCGTGGCTCACCGTCACCGTGCGCGGCCACGCGGCGCACGGCAGCCGCTGGGAGCTCGGCGTCGACGCGATCCGCCACGCGGGGCTGCTGCTCGCGGAGCTCGATGCGCTCGACGCCGAGGAGCTGCCGCGCCGCACGGCGCATCCGCTGCTCGGCCGGCCGTCGCTGCACGCGTCGCTGATCGGCGGCGGGAGCGGGCTGTCGACGTATCCCGACCGCTGCGTCCTGCGACTGGAGCGGCGCACGATTCCGGGTGAGTCGGCCGACGCGCCGCTGCACGAGGTGCGCGCCGCGTGCGAGCGCGTACGCGCGCGGCGCCCGTCGTTCGACGCCGACGTGACGCTCGATCTCGAGCAGCCGCCGAGCGACGTCGCGGCCGGCGCCCCGATCGTGCGGGCGCTCGTCGACGCGTTAGGCGCGGTGGGCGAGCCGCCGACGCCGCTCGAGGGGATGAGCGCGTGGACCGACGCGGCGCTGCTGAACGGCGCGGGGATCCCGGCGGTGTGCTTCGGCCCGGGCGACATCGCGCTCGCGCACGCCGACACCGAGTACGTTCCCGTCGACGAGATCGAGCGCGCGACCGCCGCGCTGGCGGAACTCGTCGCACGGTGGTGTTAG
- a CDS encoding RNA polymerase sigma factor, translating to MNTTVPGAAVDPSEADQQVITSVLAGNREAFSALIHRYSDPLYRHALGMTGSPDVAEDILQQSFIKAYNHLAEVRGRFDAWLFRIVANGCKDWLKNIRRTHVSYDEDDQPSAYATPDEDLDRTELRSDLDRALGSLAPSLREAFVMKHVEGRSYEEMADLLGTTVGALKMRVHRAREALQALLEEKYA from the coding sequence GTGAATACCACGGTACCGGGGGCGGCCGTCGACCCGTCGGAAGCGGACCAGCAGGTCATAACGAGCGTGCTCGCGGGAAACCGTGAAGCATTCTCGGCTCTGATTCACCGATACAGCGACCCGCTGTACCGGCATGCGTTGGGGATGACCGGCAGTCCGGACGTGGCGGAAGACATCCTCCAACAGTCGTTCATCAAGGCGTACAACCACCTCGCCGAGGTACGTGGGCGCTTCGACGCCTGGCTGTTCCGGATCGTCGCGAATGGGTGCAAGGATTGGCTGAAGAACATCCGCCGCACCCACGTCAGCTACGACGAGGACGACCAGCCGTCAGCGTACGCGACACCGGACGAAGACCTCGATCGCACGGAGTTGCGGAGTGATCTGGACCGGGCACTCGGCTCGCTGGCGCCGAGTCTTCGCGAGGCCTTCGTGATGAAGCACGTCGAGGGGCGGTCGTACGAGGAGATGGCTGACCTGCTGGGCACGACAGTCGGCGCCTTGAAGATGCGCGTGCATAGGGCGCGCGAGGCGCTCCAAGCTCTCCTGGAGGAGAAATACGCCTGA
- a CDS encoding alpha,alpha-trehalose-phosphate synthase (UDP-forming), with protein sequence MPDTSQYLAGRTLILVSNREPYEHFHEEGAAGDDVKVRRPPGGLVSALDPTMRCTHGTWVAWGSGSADRETADETGRLQVPPESPAYTLRRVWLDDADVDGYYLGFANSALWPLCHMLLQHYDMRQEYWDRYVAVNERFADAAAEEARRAPKAPVVWVQDYHFALVPSLLRQRLAGERRPTFIHQFWHIPFPPPDILRLLPTAAYTGVMRGLLGNDLIEFHTDRYAQNFLDCVDEFVPESRVHRDGKRVRLGDRDVSLGVFPISIDVEQYESLARGPDGAQKAAELREKYVADGGSLGVSVDRVDYTKGIPERLRALDQLWTEAPELRRKLTFVVVATPSRSELRSYKTLEEEVVAGVKAINDKFGEDGWTPIVLINENVDAAGLASIYRAGDVCLVSSLQDGMNLVAKEYIACNVDEQGVLVLSRFTGAAAEIDDAILINPFNVDGVVAGLRRAVTMPPEERRARMQRMRRQLHRATIFDWLEAILARVDELASSATELRPAAAERSTQMSAEPSAA encoded by the coding sequence ATGCCCGACACGTCCCAGTATCTCGCCGGCCGCACGCTCATCCTCGTCTCGAATCGAGAGCCGTACGAGCACTTCCACGAGGAAGGCGCCGCCGGAGACGACGTGAAGGTGCGGCGTCCTCCGGGCGGTCTCGTCTCGGCGCTCGATCCCACCATGCGCTGCACGCACGGAACGTGGGTCGCGTGGGGTTCCGGCAGCGCCGACCGTGAGACGGCGGACGAGACCGGACGCCTGCAGGTGCCGCCCGAGAGCCCGGCCTACACGCTGCGCCGCGTCTGGCTCGACGACGCCGACGTCGACGGCTACTACCTCGGCTTCGCGAACAGCGCGCTCTGGCCGCTGTGCCACATGCTCCTGCAGCACTACGACATGCGTCAGGAGTACTGGGACCGATACGTCGCCGTGAACGAGCGCTTCGCCGATGCTGCCGCCGAGGAAGCGCGGCGCGCGCCGAAGGCGCCCGTCGTGTGGGTGCAGGACTATCACTTCGCGCTCGTGCCGTCGCTGCTGCGCCAGCGGCTCGCCGGCGAGCGGCGGCCGACGTTCATCCACCAGTTCTGGCACATCCCGTTTCCACCGCCGGACATCCTGCGGCTGCTGCCGACCGCGGCGTACACCGGCGTCATGCGCGGGCTACTCGGCAACGACCTGATCGAGTTCCACACCGACCGGTACGCGCAGAACTTCCTCGATTGCGTCGACGAGTTCGTCCCCGAGTCGCGCGTGCACCGCGACGGGAAGCGCGTCCGACTCGGCGACCGCGACGTCAGCCTCGGCGTCTTCCCGATCAGCATCGACGTCGAGCAGTACGAGTCGCTCGCGCGCGGCCCGGATGGCGCGCAGAAGGCCGCCGAGCTGCGCGAGAAGTACGTGGCCGACGGTGGCTCTCTCGGCGTGTCGGTGGACCGCGTCGACTACACGAAGGGGATCCCGGAACGTCTGCGCGCGCTCGACCAGCTGTGGACCGAGGCGCCGGAGCTGCGGCGCAAGCTCACGTTCGTCGTCGTCGCCACACCGTCGCGCTCGGAGCTGCGCTCGTACAAGACGCTCGAGGAGGAGGTCGTCGCCGGCGTGAAGGCGATCAACGACAAGTTCGGCGAGGACGGGTGGACGCCGATCGTGCTGATCAACGAGAACGTCGACGCCGCCGGCCTCGCCAGCATCTATCGCGCGGGCGACGTGTGCCTCGTGTCGTCGCTCCAGGACGGGATGAACCTCGTCGCGAAGGAGTACATCGCCTGCAACGTCGACGAGCAGGGCGTGCTCGTGCTGAGCCGCTTCACCGGCGCGGCGGCGGAGATCGACGACGCGATCCTCATCAACCCGTTCAATGTCGACGGCGTCGTGGCCGGGCTGCGTCGTGCGGTGACGATGCCGCCGGAGGAGCGCCGCGCCCGCATGCAGCGTATGCGGCGTCAGCTTCACCGCGCGACGATCTTCGACTGGCTCGAGGCGATCCTCGCGCGCGTCGACGAGCTGGCGTCGTCGGCGACGGAGCTGCGCCCGGCCGCCGCGGAGCGCTCGACGCAGATGTCGGCCGAGCCCTCGGCGGCCTGA
- a CDS encoding ribonuclease H family protein, whose translation MSGAAHPLVAVYADESCLGNGRAGATPGGAGGLVEWKHPRTGEILRWDYWISEPDTTNNRMALRSVIEAFRGLSRKGNTFSVVFTSDSKYIVDGMTQWVPSWMKRNWTRKTGPIENLELWQEAVAEVEAHQCAWRWVRGHNGHPQNEYANFLATRAAAERTASRGLVPSGFEAWVSTQQAKGALRGVVDPFPPAAVAFGGR comes from the coding sequence GTGAGCGGTGCGGCACATCCGCTCGTCGCGGTGTACGCCGACGAGTCGTGCCTCGGCAACGGTCGGGCCGGCGCGACGCCGGGCGGTGCGGGAGGGCTCGTCGAGTGGAAGCACCCGCGCACCGGCGAGATCCTGCGCTGGGACTACTGGATCAGCGAGCCGGACACGACGAACAACCGCATGGCCCTGCGCTCGGTGATCGAGGCGTTCCGCGGACTGTCGCGCAAGGGCAACACGTTCAGCGTCGTGTTCACGAGCGACTCGAAGTACATCGTCGACGGCATGACGCAGTGGGTGCCGTCGTGGATGAAGCGCAACTGGACGCGGAAGACGGGTCCGATCGAGAACCTCGAGCTGTGGCAGGAGGCCGTCGCGGAAGTCGAGGCGCATCAATGCGCGTGGCGGTGGGTGCGCGGGCACAACGGGCATCCGCAGAACGAGTACGCGAACTTCCTCGCGACGCGCGCGGCGGCGGAGCGCACGGCGTCGCGCGGCCTCGTGCCGTCGGGGTTCGAGGCATGGGTGTCGACGCAACAGGCGAAGGGGGCGTTGCGCGGAGTCGTCGATCCGTTCCCGCCAGCGGCGGTGGCGTTCGGCGGCCGGTGA
- the lpdA gene encoding dihydrolipoyl dehydrogenase, with protein MANGQQQADVVVIGGGPGGYVAAIRCAQLGLSTVCVEMDKTLGGTCVNVGCIPSKALLQSSEHYEFITQHAKEHGLNVGGVTVDLAQMMKRKDDVVGQNTKGVEFLFKKNKVTWAKGRGTLRQAGAAGNLVDVAGADGTTTTYAAKNVILATGSVPVELPFLKFDEERVLSNVGALKIPQVPRHLVVIGGGVIGLELGSVWRRLGAKVTVVELMPTILPGNDEEVIKEAARVLSKQGLELRAGTRVTGADRKGDTVVVHVDKEGKAESLEADYVLVSVGRKPALLGVDAGKLGITLGTRGEIVVDDQMRTSVPTVYAIGDAVGGKLLAHKAEDEGVIAAEVIAGKPVHMHYHSMPSVVYTWPEIATVGLAEHEVKASGRAYKTGKFPFSANGRARTMGETSGFVKFIADAETDELLGCHMIGPNVSELIQEVVLAFEYRGASEDIGVTVHSHPTLSETVKEAALAVLGRAIHF; from the coding sequence ATGGCCAACGGTCAGCAGCAGGCCGACGTCGTCGTGATCGGCGGGGGCCCGGGTGGATACGTCGCGGCGATCCGCTGCGCGCAGCTCGGGCTCTCCACCGTGTGCGTCGAGATGGACAAGACGCTCGGCGGCACGTGCGTCAACGTCGGCTGCATTCCTTCGAAGGCGCTCCTGCAGTCGTCGGAGCACTACGAGTTCATCACGCAGCACGCGAAGGAGCACGGACTGAACGTCGGCGGGGTCACGGTGGACCTCGCCCAGATGATGAAGCGCAAGGACGACGTCGTCGGGCAGAACACGAAGGGCGTCGAGTTCCTGTTCAAGAAGAACAAGGTCACGTGGGCGAAGGGGCGCGGCACGCTGCGCCAGGCCGGCGCCGCCGGGAACCTCGTCGACGTCGCCGGCGCCGACGGCACGACCACGACGTACGCGGCGAAGAACGTCATCCTCGCGACGGGCTCCGTTCCGGTGGAGCTGCCGTTCCTCAAGTTCGACGAGGAGCGCGTGCTGTCGAACGTCGGCGCGCTGAAGATCCCGCAGGTGCCGAGGCATCTCGTCGTCATCGGCGGCGGCGTGATCGGCCTCGAGCTCGGATCCGTGTGGCGCCGGCTCGGCGCGAAGGTCACCGTCGTCGAGCTGATGCCGACGATCCTCCCCGGCAACGACGAGGAGGTCATCAAGGAGGCCGCGCGCGTCCTGTCGAAGCAGGGGCTCGAGCTGCGCGCCGGCACGCGCGTCACCGGGGCCGACCGGAAGGGCGACACGGTCGTCGTGCACGTCGACAAGGAAGGCAAGGCGGAGAGCCTCGAGGCCGACTACGTGCTCGTCTCGGTCGGCCGCAAGCCGGCGCTGTTAGGCGTCGACGCGGGCAAGCTCGGGATCACGCTCGGCACGCGCGGCGAGATCGTCGTCGACGACCAGATGCGTACGTCGGTGCCGACCGTGTACGCGATCGGCGACGCGGTGGGCGGCAAGCTGCTCGCGCACAAGGCGGAGGACGAGGGCGTCATCGCCGCCGAGGTGATCGCGGGCAAGCCGGTGCACATGCACTACCACTCGATGCCGTCGGTCGTCTACACGTGGCCCGAGATCGCGACCGTGGGTCTCGCCGAGCACGAGGTGAAGGCGAGCGGTCGCGCCTACAAGACGGGCAAGTTCCCGTTCTCGGCGAACGGCCGCGCGCGCACGATGGGCGAGACGAGCGGCTTCGTGAAGTTCATCGCCGACGCGGAGACCGACGAGCTGTTAGGCTGCCACATGATCGGCCCGAACGTCTCGGAGCTGATCCAGGAAGTCGTGCTCGCGTTCGAGTACCGCGGCGCGTCCGAGGACATCGGCGTCACCGTGCACTCGCACCCGACGCTGTCGGAAACGGTGAAGGAGGCGGCGCTGGCCGTCCTCGGACGGGCGATTCACTTCTAG
- a CDS encoding ubiquinol-cytochrome c reductase iron-sulfur subunit, translating to MSDHAPDHAPGHATDAATEHADCGGCALDPDRRAFLRTSAAAVAAALLGLGARRADALAPLAFTRARARRGPARMYGIPAKDGASIDRDNEVILVRWQNAVYAFALSCPHQNTALRWLEADQRFQCPKHKSKYRPDGSFIEGRATRGMDRYSIKRDAMGIAVDLDTLHEEDKDPAGWAAAVVKI from the coding sequence ATGTCCGATCACGCTCCCGATCACGCTCCTGGTCACGCGACCGACGCCGCGACCGAGCACGCCGACTGCGGCGGCTGCGCGCTCGACCCCGACCGCCGCGCCTTTCTCCGCACGTCGGCCGCCGCGGTGGCCGCTGCGCTGCTCGGACTCGGCGCGCGCCGCGCCGACGCGCTCGCGCCGCTCGCGTTCACGCGCGCGCGCGCGCGGCGCGGGCCGGCGCGGATGTACGGCATTCCCGCGAAGGACGGCGCGTCGATCGACCGCGACAACGAGGTGATTCTCGTCCGGTGGCAGAACGCGGTGTACGCGTTCGCGCTCTCGTGCCCGCACCAGAACACCGCGCTGCGGTGGCTCGAGGCGGACCAGCGCTTCCAGTGCCCGAAGCACAAGTCGAAGTACCGGCCCGACGGATCGTTCATCGAGGGGCGCGCCACGCGCGGCATGGACCGCTACTCGATCAAGCGCGACGCGATGGGGATCGCGGTGGACCTCGACACGCTACACGAGGAGGACAAGGACCCCGCGGGCTGGGCCGCCGCCGTGGTGAAGATCTGA
- a CDS encoding phytoene/squalene synthase family protein: MPLRSSGSSAIADAIVRRDARRFSEAILPRVSRTFALGIRVLPGALGHAVLSAYLVCRVADTVEDAPAMTPEEKTPLFDALLRCFDGPDAAESFPALAARVTGEPAHVELVRHADLVFAHFHALPPRTRDVVRRWVTEMVLGMRKFVARYPDGIRIRTIEEFREYCYYVAGTVGYLLTDLWHEHAPSVGAERYARLRERCRAFAEALQTVNILKDVAHDARVENAIYVPEELLHAHGSAHATLLDPAREPANRAALDRLVALAASDLDEARDYLLLLPRRASAIRLFCLLPVLFAQATLRELARSSAMLRPGGGVKISRREVRALLVASVLLVRSNAAVRWLFERVRHAPFPLRAAGPRSA, from the coding sequence ATGCCGCTGCGCTCCTCGGGCTCCTCCGCGATCGCCGACGCGATCGTCCGGCGCGACGCCCGACGCTTCAGCGAGGCGATCCTCCCCCGGGTGTCGCGCACGTTCGCGCTCGGCATCCGCGTGCTGCCCGGCGCGCTCGGTCACGCCGTGCTCTCGGCCTACCTCGTCTGTCGCGTCGCCGACACCGTGGAGGACGCACCGGCGATGACGCCCGAGGAGAAGACGCCGCTGTTCGACGCGCTGCTGCGCTGCTTCGACGGGCCCGATGCGGCGGAATCGTTCCCGGCGCTCGCCGCCCGCGTCACCGGCGAGCCCGCGCACGTGGAGCTCGTCCGCCACGCCGACCTCGTGTTCGCGCACTTCCACGCGCTCCCGCCGCGCACGCGCGACGTCGTGAGGCGCTGGGTGACGGAGATGGTGCTCGGCATGCGGAAGTTCGTCGCGCGTTATCCCGACGGCATCCGCATCCGCACGATCGAGGAGTTCCGCGAGTACTGCTATTACGTCGCCGGCACGGTCGGGTATCTGCTCACCGATCTGTGGCACGAGCACGCGCCGTCGGTGGGGGCCGAGCGCTACGCGCGGCTGCGCGAGCGATGCCGGGCGTTCGCCGAGGCGCTGCAGACGGTGAACATCCTCAAGGACGTGGCGCACGACGCGCGCGTGGAGAACGCGATCTACGTCCCGGAGGAGCTGCTCCACGCGCACGGCAGCGCGCACGCCACGCTACTCGATCCGGCGCGCGAGCCGGCGAACCGCGCGGCGCTCGATCGCCTCGTCGCGCTCGCCGCGTCGGACCTCGACGAGGCGCGCGACTATCTGCTCCTGCTGCCGCGCCGCGCGTCGGCGATCCGGCTGTTCTGCCTGCTGCCGGTGCTGTTCGCGCAGGCCACGCTGCGCGAGCTCGCGCGCTCGTCGGCGATGCTGCGTCCCGGTGGCGGGGTGAAGATCTCGCGACGCGAGGTGCGCGCGCTGCTCGTCGCGTCGGTGCTGCTCGTGCGCAGCAACGCGGCCGTCCGCTGGCTGTTCGAGCGCGTTAGGCACGCCCCGTTCCCGCTGCGCGCCGCGGGACCGCGCAGCGCGTGA
- the otsB gene encoding trehalose-phosphatase, translating into MARPPSADDLAALADASPLVVLLDIDGTLAPIAPRPEDARVPAETRAALRRLATRRDTVVAILTGRVASDARGMVDADGMLVVGNHGAERIEPDGSVRVDEAVAPFEAALARAAAELTERLAPIPGVLVEFKRWSLAVHYRLADHARLPHITSVVSEVASREGLRRGEGKEVFELRPPADVNKGTAALALLRRFGAPASGRGVLFAGDDVTDEDAFRRLAAEAPEAFTVRVGPPDAETAARFVVDDPAAVRVLLERLASLG; encoded by the coding sequence GTGGCCCGTCCGCCGAGCGCCGACGACCTCGCTGCGCTCGCCGACGCGTCGCCGCTCGTCGTGCTGCTCGACATCGACGGCACGCTGGCGCCGATCGCGCCGCGCCCCGAGGACGCGCGCGTGCCGGCCGAGACGCGGGCCGCGCTGCGTCGCCTCGCGACACGCCGCGACACCGTGGTGGCGATCCTCACCGGCCGCGTCGCGTCCGACGCGCGCGGCATGGTGGACGCCGACGGCATGCTCGTCGTCGGCAACCACGGCGCCGAACGCATCGAGCCCGACGGGAGCGTGCGCGTGGACGAGGCGGTCGCGCCCTTCGAGGCGGCGCTCGCGCGCGCCGCGGCCGAGCTCACCGAGCGGCTGGCGCCGATCCCGGGCGTGCTCGTCGAGTTCAAGCGGTGGAGCCTCGCCGTGCACTACCGGCTCGCCGATCACGCGCGGCTCCCCCACATCACGTCCGTCGTCTCCGAGGTCGCGTCACGCGAGGGGCTGCGGCGTGGGGAGGGGAAGGAGGTGTTCGAGCTTCGCCCGCCTGCGGACGTGAACAAGGGCACGGCGGCGCTCGCGCTGCTCCGCCGGTTCGGCGCACCCGCGTCCGGCCGCGGCGTGCTGTTCGCCGGTGACGACGTCACCGACGAGGACGCGTTCCGGCGGCTCGCCGCGGAAGCGCCGGAGGCGTTCACCGTGCGGGTGGGGCCACCGGACGCGGAAACGGCGGCCAGGTTCGTCGTGGACGACCCGGCCGCCGTTCGCGTGCTGCTCGAGCGACTCGCGTCGCTCGGCTGA
- a CDS encoding zinc ribbon domain-containing protein → MDDLDRLHERLVANVRDGFPHLLERTFRLGDIQEHLVPYRTNRPSLRFESARQYELALMRLASGERGYLRVEPTVADAFRRALASPEPDAAVLRDHALATVALTNGTTGSATTTGATAEAPRADAPRADAPRDETATLEAPMLEAPTLDSLKLDSPKLDASWPPAGAMPETPPPATAPLRDIPAPSSHETRPGPTAIGGPCRYCGQALPEGRPVTYCPHCGQNVTVRHCPACSTELEVGWHYCITCGRAMDDAALGTGAR, encoded by the coding sequence ATGGACGACCTCGATCGCCTCCACGAACGCCTCGTCGCGAACGTCCGCGACGGCTTCCCTCACCTCCTGGAGCGCACGTTCCGGCTCGGCGACATCCAGGAGCACCTCGTGCCGTATCGCACGAACCGTCCGTCGCTGCGGTTCGAGTCGGCCCGACAGTACGAGCTCGCGCTCATGCGCCTCGCCTCGGGGGAGCGAGGCTACCTGCGCGTCGAGCCGACGGTGGCGGACGCGTTCCGCCGCGCGCTCGCGTCGCCGGAGCCCGACGCCGCCGTGCTGCGCGATCACGCGCTCGCGACGGTCGCGCTGACCAACGGCACGACGGGCAGCGCGACGACGACCGGCGCGACCGCGGAGGCACCGCGCGCCGATGCGCCGCGCGCCGATGCGCCGCGCGACGAGACGGCGACGCTCGAGGCGCCGATGCTCGAGGCGCCGACGCTCGACTCGCTGAAGCTCGACTCGCCGAAGCTCGACGCATCGTGGCCGCCCGCCGGCGCGATGCCGGAGACGCCGCCGCCGGCGACCGCGCCACTGCGTGACATCCCCGCGCCGTCGTCGCACGAGACGCGCCCCGGCCCGACGGCGATCGGAGGCCCGTGCCGCTACTGCGGCCAGGCGCTCCCCGAAGGACGGCCGGTGACGTACTGCCCGCACTGCGGCCAGAACGTGACCGTTAGGCACTGCCCGGCGTGCAGCACGGAGCTCGAGGTCGGGTGGCACTACTGCATCACCTGCGGACGGGCGATGGACGACGCGGCGCTCGGCACCGGCGCGCGATGA
- a CDS encoding c-type cytochrome → MSPPRRAASGGSRGSGGRPRRGRKRSRAVPIALAFLGIVAAASAGLALYLGFLPGPDALFGRRGADRLPDDSTLASSVAPHVGASDAPALDTAPMPAPAAIDSTPTDVVTVADSVAGDAVYHGTGRCVGCHGPIGEGAPGLGPSLRLIPGRLTDGSVAAIAQVITRGAPPSPSYRVAMPSYAGQLSAEDVRRLAAYVRTLSQPGTTPDTAHAGVPAPKAPAPTTVPRPTVPPPPDAAAGAVNADAPVAGAAARAPVRRPTVPPPPPAPRRP, encoded by the coding sequence ATGAGCCCTCCGCGGCGCGCGGCGTCCGGTGGGTCACGCGGCAGCGGTGGGCGCCCCAGGCGCGGACGAAAGCGGAGCCGCGCCGTCCCGATCGCGCTCGCGTTCCTCGGCATCGTCGCGGCGGCGAGCGCCGGGCTCGCGCTGTACCTCGGCTTCCTGCCCGGGCCCGACGCGCTGTTCGGGCGACGCGGCGCGGATCGGCTGCCGGACGACAGCACGCTCGCGTCGAGCGTGGCGCCGCACGTCGGCGCGTCGGACGCCCCGGCGCTCGATACCGCGCCGATGCCGGCGCCCGCCGCGATCGACAGCACGCCGACCGACGTCGTCACGGTCGCGGACAGCGTGGCCGGAGACGCGGTGTACCACGGCACGGGGCGCTGCGTCGGCTGCCACGGTCCGATCGGCGAGGGCGCGCCGGGGCTCGGCCCCAGCCTGCGGCTCATCCCCGGACGGCTCACCGATGGATCGGTGGCCGCGATCGCGCAGGTGATCACCCGCGGGGCGCCACCGTCGCCGAGCTATCGGGTCGCGATGCCGTCGTACGCGGGGCAGCTGTCGGCGGAGGACGTGCGACGTCTCGCGGCGTACGTGCGGACGCTGTCGCAGCCGGGAACGACGCCGGACACGGCGCACGCCGGCGTGCCGGCACCGAAGGCACCCGCGCCGACCACCGTGCCGCGACCGACGGTGCCTCCTCCGCCCGACGCGGCTGCCGGCGCGGTGAATGCGGATGCTCCCGTCGCCGGCGCGGCTGCCCGGGCGCCCGTGCGACGGCCGACCGTGCCGCCGCCGCCCCCCGCGCCGCGCCGCCCGTGA
- a CDS encoding CoA transferase, which translates to MILGDLGADVLKVERPGSGDETREWGPPFDARGESAYYLSINRNKLGVTADLSSDADRARIHEWMGGADVVVENFRAGTLERWGLGAAEMLRAHPALVWCTISGFGEGSRRPGYDFVVQAESGWMAITGEPDGEPIKAGVAVVDVMCGKDAALGILAALVGRGRGELPPERRHVRASLAASATAALVNVAQNVLVGGRDAARWGNAHANLVPYQLFHAADRPIVIAVGNDGQWRACAAALGLPDLAADERFATNPGRLAHRAELVAMLQARVASRSAAEWLARLDAAGVPAGVVKSVREALDGAAASPLTGVAPSVPGTVRRPPPRLGEHDALVRAMGWEAFRSG; encoded by the coding sequence ATGATTCTCGGGGATCTGGGCGCCGACGTGCTGAAGGTCGAGCGTCCCGGCTCGGGAGACGAGACCCGCGAGTGGGGCCCGCCGTTCGACGCGCGGGGCGAGAGCGCCTACTACCTCAGCATCAACCGCAACAAGCTCGGCGTCACCGCCGACCTCTCGAGCGACGCCGACCGGGCGCGGATCCATGAGTGGATGGGCGGCGCGGACGTCGTGGTCGAGAACTTCCGCGCCGGCACGCTGGAGCGATGGGGGCTCGGTGCCGCGGAGATGCTCCGCGCGCACCCGGCGCTGGTCTGGTGCACGATCTCGGGCTTCGGGGAAGGGAGCCGCCGTCCGGGCTACGACTTCGTGGTGCAGGCGGAGAGCGGCTGGATGGCCATCACCGGCGAGCCGGACGGCGAGCCGATTAAGGCCGGCGTCGCCGTGGTCGACGTCATGTGCGGCAAGGACGCCGCGCTCGGCATCCTCGCGGCGCTCGTCGGCCGCGGGCGCGGGGAGCTGCCGCCGGAGCGCCGGCACGTGCGGGCGTCGCTCGCCGCCAGCGCCACCGCGGCGCTCGTGAACGTCGCCCAGAACGTGCTCGTCGGCGGCCGGGATGCCGCGCGATGGGGGAACGCGCACGCGAACCTCGTCCCGTACCAGCTGTTCCACGCCGCCGACCGGCCGATCGTGATCGCCGTCGGAAACGACGGCCAGTGGCGCGCCTGCGCCGCCGCGCTCGGCCTGCCGGACCTCGCGGCCGACGAGCGGTTCGCCACGAACCCGGGGCGGCTGGCGCACCGCGCGGAGCTGGTCGCGATGCTGCAGGCGCGCGTCGCGTCGCGGTCGGCGGCCGAGTGGCTCGCGCGGCTCGACGCGGCCGGGGTGCCGGCGGGCGTCGTGAAGTCGGTACGGGAGGCGCTCGACGGCGCGGCCGCGTCGCCGCTGACCGGGGTGGCGCCGAGCGTTCCGGGCACCGTCCGCCGGCCGCCGCCGCGGCTGGGCGAGCACGACGCGCTGGTCCGGGCGATGGGCTGGGAGGCGTTCCGCTCGGGTTGA